In a single window of the Bos javanicus breed banteng chromosome 16, ARS-OSU_banteng_1.0, whole genome shotgun sequence genome:
- the CPTP gene encoding ceramide-1-phosphate transfer protein isoform X1 gives MLSTSEMYQLLLKMDDLESEFNLKVVLVSFKQCLNEKEEVLLEYYLAGWRGLVRFLNSLGTIFSFISKDVVTKLQIMDQLRSGPQQEHYSSLQAMVAYEVGNQLVDLERRSRHPDSGCRTVLRLHRALRWLQLFLEAVRTSPEDARTSVLCTDSYNASLATYHPWIIRRAVTVAFCALPTRKVFLESMNVGSSEQAVEMLNEALPFIEHVYNISQKLYAEHALLDLP, from the exons ATGCTTTCCACAAGTGAGATGTATCAG CTCCTGTTGAAAATGGATGACTTGGAGTCAGAGTTCAATCTGAAAGTCGTCCTGGTCAGTTTCAAGCAGTGTCTCAATGAGAAGGAGGAGGTGCTACTGGAATACTACCTCGCTGGCTGGAGGGGGCTGGTCAG GTTCCTGAATAGTCTGGGCACCATCTTCTCATTCATCTCCAAGGATGTCGTGACAAAGCTGCAGATCATGGACCAGCTGCGAAGCGGCCCCCAACAGGAGCACTACAGCAGCCTGCAGGCCATGGTTGCCTACGAAGTGGGCAACCAACTGGTGGACCTGGAGCGGCGCTCACGCCACCCTGACTCAGGCTGCCGGACGGTGCTCCGGCTACACCGTGCGCTGCGCTGGCTGCAGCTCTTCCTGGAAGCTGTCCGCACAAGCCCTGAGGATGCACGCACCTCCGTACTCTGCACCGACTCCTACAACGCCTCGCTGGCCACCTACCACCCCTGGATCATCCGCCGGGCTGTCACTGTGGCCTTCTGTGCGCTGCCCACACGCAAGGTCTTCTTGGAGTCCATGAATGTTGGGTCCTCTGAACAGGCTGTGGAGATGCTAAATGAGGCCCTGCCCTTTATTGAGCATGTCTACAACATCTCCCAGAAGCTGTACGCCGAGCACGCCCTACTGGACCTGCCATAG
- the CPTP gene encoding ceramide-1-phosphate transfer protein isoform X3 yields the protein MRRRRCYWNTTSLAGGGWSGARGASPATRPTCIPSAQCRFLNSLGTIFSFISKDVVTKLQIMDQLRSGPQQEHYSSLQAMVAYEVGNQLVDLERRSRHPDSGCRTVLRLHRALRWLQLFLEAVRTSPEDARTSVLCTDSYNASLATYHPWIIRRAVTVAFCALPTRKVFLESMNVGSSEQAVEMLNEALPFIEHVYNISQKLYAEHALLDLP from the exons ATGAGAAGGAGGAGGTGCTACTGGAATACTACCTCGCTGGCTGGAGGGGGCTGGTCAGGTGCGCGAGGGGCTTCCCCGGCCACACGTCCTACCTGTATCCCGTCGGCCCAGTGCAG GTTCCTGAATAGTCTGGGCACCATCTTCTCATTCATCTCCAAGGATGTCGTGACAAAGCTGCAGATCATGGACCAGCTGCGAAGCGGCCCCCAACAGGAGCACTACAGCAGCCTGCAGGCCATGGTTGCCTACGAAGTGGGCAACCAACTGGTGGACCTGGAGCGGCGCTCACGCCACCCTGACTCAGGCTGCCGGACGGTGCTCCGGCTACACCGTGCGCTGCGCTGGCTGCAGCTCTTCCTGGAAGCTGTCCGCACAAGCCCTGAGGATGCACGCACCTCCGTACTCTGCACCGACTCCTACAACGCCTCGCTGGCCACCTACCACCCCTGGATCATCCGCCGGGCTGTCACTGTGGCCTTCTGTGCGCTGCCCACACGCAAGGTCTTCTTGGAGTCCATGAATGTTGGGTCCTCTGAACAGGCTGTGGAGATGCTAAATGAGGCCCTGCCCTTTATTGAGCATGTCTACAACATCTCCCAGAAGCTGTACGCCGAGCACGCCCTACTGGACCTGCCATAG
- the CPTP gene encoding ceramide-1-phosphate transfer protein isoform X2, translated as MDDLESEFNLKVVLVSFKQCLNEKEEVLLEYYLAGWRGLVRFLNSLGTIFSFISKDVVTKLQIMDQLRSGPQQEHYSSLQAMVAYEVGNQLVDLERRSRHPDSGCRTVLRLHRALRWLQLFLEAVRTSPEDARTSVLCTDSYNASLATYHPWIIRRAVTVAFCALPTRKVFLESMNVGSSEQAVEMLNEALPFIEHVYNISQKLYAEHALLDLP; from the exons ATGGATGACTTGGAGTCAGAGTTCAATCTGAAAGTCGTCCTGGTCAGTTTCAAGCAGTGTCTCAATGAGAAGGAGGAGGTGCTACTGGAATACTACCTCGCTGGCTGGAGGGGGCTGGTCAG GTTCCTGAATAGTCTGGGCACCATCTTCTCATTCATCTCCAAGGATGTCGTGACAAAGCTGCAGATCATGGACCAGCTGCGAAGCGGCCCCCAACAGGAGCACTACAGCAGCCTGCAGGCCATGGTTGCCTACGAAGTGGGCAACCAACTGGTGGACCTGGAGCGGCGCTCACGCCACCCTGACTCAGGCTGCCGGACGGTGCTCCGGCTACACCGTGCGCTGCGCTGGCTGCAGCTCTTCCTGGAAGCTGTCCGCACAAGCCCTGAGGATGCACGCACCTCCGTACTCTGCACCGACTCCTACAACGCCTCGCTGGCCACCTACCACCCCTGGATCATCCGCCGGGCTGTCACTGTGGCCTTCTGTGCGCTGCCCACACGCAAGGTCTTCTTGGAGTCCATGAATGTTGGGTCCTCTGAACAGGCTGTGGAGATGCTAAATGAGGCCCTGCCCTTTATTGAGCATGTCTACAACATCTCCCAGAAGCTGTACGCCGAGCACGCCCTACTGGACCTGCCATAG